A window from Vibrio orientalis CIP 102891 = ATCC 33934 encodes these proteins:
- the hemC gene encoding hydroxymethylbilane synthase, whose amino-acid sequence MTQSTPIRIATRKSPLALWQAHFVKDALKAAHPGLEVELVTMVTKGDIILDTPLAKVGGKGLFVKELEVAMLEGRADLAVHSMKDVPVDFPEGLGLVTICEREDPRDAFVSNTYHNIDELPQGAIVGTCSLRRQCQLKEYRPDLVIKELRGNVGTRLGKLDDGQYDAIILAAAGLKRLELEERIKSFIEPEQSLPAVGQGAVGIECRLDDERLIKLLEPLNHKETADRVLCERAMNLTLEGGCQVPIGSYSLIDGDNIWLRALVGEPDGSKIIRGEIRGSRADAETLGVELANQLLDDGAKEILTKLYAEHE is encoded by the coding sequence ATGACTCAATCAACTCCTATTCGAATCGCTACACGTAAAAGCCCTCTTGCTCTTTGGCAGGCTCACTTTGTTAAAGACGCACTAAAAGCGGCTCACCCAGGTCTAGAAGTTGAACTAGTAACAATGGTTACTAAAGGCGACATCATTCTCGACACACCGTTAGCGAAAGTCGGTGGCAAAGGCCTATTCGTTAAAGAGCTAGAAGTGGCGATGCTTGAAGGTCGAGCTGACTTAGCCGTTCATTCAATGAAAGACGTACCGGTAGATTTTCCTGAAGGACTAGGCCTAGTGACAATTTGTGAGCGTGAAGACCCACGCGATGCCTTTGTTTCTAACACCTACCACAATATCGATGAGCTTCCTCAAGGCGCGATAGTCGGTACTTGTAGCCTACGTCGTCAATGCCAACTCAAAGAGTACCGCCCAGATCTTGTGATTAAAGAGCTGCGCGGTAATGTCGGCACACGTTTAGGCAAGCTCGATGACGGTCAGTATGATGCCATCATCCTTGCCGCTGCGGGTCTAAAGCGTTTAGAACTCGAAGAGCGTATTAAGAGCTTTATTGAGCCAGAGCAGTCACTGCCAGCGGTTGGCCAAGGCGCGGTAGGTATTGAGTGTCGCTTAGATGATGAACGCTTAATTAAGCTGCTTGAGCCACTAAACCACAAAGAAACCGCCGATCGCGTTCTATGTGAACGCGCAATGAACCTTACTCTAGAGGGTGGCTGTCAGGTACCAATCGGTAGCTACTCATTAATTGATGGTGACAACATTTGGTTACGCGCGCTAGTTGGCGAGCCTGACGGTTCTAAGATCATCCGTGGCGAGATCCGTGGCTCACGTGCTGATGCAGAGACTCTAGGTGTAGAGCTAGCGAATCAGCTGCTTGATGACGGCGCAAAAGAAATTTTGACCAAGCTATACGCTGAGCACGAGTAA
- a CDS encoding uroporphyrinogen-III synthase produces the protein MAVLVTRPGKQGLSLCQQLSEVGIASHHHPLIAIQSGDQLSGLEDHISSFDIIIAVSQHAVSETSQHLTQTCKSWPTNPIYLAVGQKTAHVLSKAVKQQVHYPDVSDSEHLLKLEALQHVANKKILILRGNGGRELIFDTLADRGAMVEYREVYKRENLAFRSDLLVPLWQDKQITQLVITSSGQLEYFISQLSNVERNWLFTLHLYVPSERIAQNAREAGFKVVTNTLSASNPVLLAALQPDRTGQ, from the coding sequence ATGGCAGTACTGGTCACTAGGCCGGGAAAGCAAGGCCTTTCACTATGCCAACAGTTATCAGAGGTGGGGATCGCTAGCCATCACCACCCTCTGATTGCAATCCAATCCGGAGATCAACTATCTGGACTGGAAGATCATATCTCTTCCTTCGATATTATTATCGCTGTTAGCCAACATGCGGTAAGTGAAACTAGCCAGCATCTGACTCAAACATGCAAAAGTTGGCCGACAAATCCCATCTATCTTGCCGTTGGTCAAAAAACTGCGCACGTTTTAAGCAAAGCCGTCAAACAACAAGTACACTACCCCGATGTCAGTGATAGCGAACATTTACTCAAGCTGGAAGCTCTTCAGCATGTTGCCAATAAGAAAATCCTTATTTTGCGAGGAAATGGCGGCAGAGAACTCATTTTTGACACTCTGGCCGATCGCGGCGCTATGGTTGAGTACAGGGAAGTCTACAAACGAGAAAACCTAGCTTTCCGCTCAGATTTATTAGTGCCACTCTGGCAAGATAAACAAATAACCCAATTAGTCATAACCAGTTCAGGTCAACTTGAGTATTTTATTTCTCAATTGAGCAACGTAGAACGGAACTGGTTGTTTACGCTTCACCTTTATGTACCGAGTGAGCGTATCGCACAAAATGCACGTGAGGCTGGTTTTAAAGTGGTCACCAATACCTTAAGTGCCTCTAACCCAGTGTTGTTGGCTGCTCTCCAGCCAGATAGAACAGGACAATAA
- a CDS encoding class I adenylate cyclase has product MQAYTKTLTNRLDNLNQQRIERALALMDLSSQRVFHLIPTLLHFNHPVMPGYFDAHVPFGICDFALNEIQQQFVEDTQLTIGQELVTSNNPAILGLYTMGSTSSIGQSTSSDLDIWVCVSPSMSSGERESLTNKCLLITDWAQTQGVEANFFLMDEQRFRSNHSEEMTGDNCGSSQHLLLLDEFYRSAVRLAGQRLLWQIVPPEMEECYDEYVNDLCNKGYIDCSKWIDFGQLNRIPAEEYFGSNLWQLYKSIDSPYKSVLKAILLEAYSWEYPNTQLLSLDTKRRFFAHEPDLYGMDAYYLMLEKVTRYLERIGDTTRLDLVRRCFYLKTHEKLSRESSVGSVAWRREALTDMVKKWDWSPAVIAELDDRRNWKVEQVKVVHHALLDALMQSYRNLIQFARRNDITSAISPQDISILARKLYAAFEVLPGKVTLLNPQISPDLHESDLTFIEVRPGRTNKSGWYLYKQPITPHRILGQAPLEHNEYLSKLVAWSFFNGLITESTRLHSVIRDAHLDIDKFYQMVSDLRNTFSLRKRRPTMQALASPCEISQLAMFINFESDPTSELSGKSLKLDPKSTDIFSFGPEQKCLVGSVDLVYRNSWHEVRTLHFKGETAMLDALKTILGKMHQDAIPPESVDVFCYSKNLRGVMRNMVYQLLAECIDLRLKPVEQEKRRRFKALRIGQQTYGLFFERRGVSVQMLENSVDFYRSISTNKLKGSPLLMLDKEQDYQLPEVVDGFASEGLIQFFFEDGEQGFNIYVLDESNRVEVYHQFKGEKDEMIASVNSFYTSVQDENPLSSKIINFNLPQYYQIVRPEDDEPYIVPYRNDGASYSRPSKIVNA; this is encoded by the coding sequence TTGCAGGCTTACACCAAGACGCTAACTAACAGACTTGATAACCTTAACCAGCAACGCATTGAGCGTGCGCTGGCGCTTATGGATTTATCAAGCCAGCGTGTATTCCACCTTATTCCAACCCTGCTTCATTTCAATCATCCAGTTATGCCTGGTTATTTCGACGCACATGTTCCGTTTGGGATTTGTGACTTCGCACTTAATGAAATTCAGCAGCAGTTTGTAGAAGATACACAGTTAACGATTGGTCAAGAACTTGTAACATCGAACAACCCAGCCATTTTAGGCTTGTATACGATGGGCAGCACTTCTTCTATTGGTCAAAGTACATCCAGTGATTTAGATATTTGGGTGTGTGTTTCTCCTAGTATGAGTTCTGGTGAGCGTGAAAGCCTGACCAATAAATGTCTACTGATCACTGACTGGGCACAAACTCAGGGTGTAGAAGCTAACTTCTTCTTGATGGATGAGCAGCGTTTTCGCTCAAACCACTCTGAAGAAATGACAGGTGACAACTGTGGTTCATCTCAACACTTACTGCTACTTGATGAATTCTATCGCAGTGCTGTTCGCCTAGCGGGTCAGCGTCTATTGTGGCAAATCGTGCCACCTGAGATGGAAGAGTGCTACGACGAATATGTGAATGACCTTTGCAATAAAGGCTATATCGATTGTTCCAAGTGGATCGATTTCGGTCAGCTCAATCGTATCCCGGCAGAGGAATATTTTGGCTCGAACTTATGGCAGCTGTATAAGAGTATCGACTCGCCGTACAAGTCTGTTCTAAAGGCTATCTTGCTGGAAGCTTATTCGTGGGAGTACCCAAACACTCAACTTCTTAGCTTAGACACCAAACGTCGTTTCTTTGCCCATGAGCCTGATCTCTATGGCATGGATGCGTACTATCTAATGCTTGAGAAAGTAACCCGTTACCTTGAACGTATTGGTGATACCACGCGTTTGGACTTAGTGCGCCGCTGTTTCTATCTTAAAACCCATGAAAAGCTTTCGCGTGAGTCCAGTGTTGGCTCCGTTGCATGGCGTCGTGAAGCCTTGACCGATATGGTGAAAAAATGGGATTGGTCACCAGCAGTCATTGCTGAACTTGATGATCGTCGTAACTGGAAGGTAGAGCAGGTCAAAGTGGTGCACCATGCCTTGCTTGATGCGTTAATGCAGAGCTACCGTAACTTAATTCAGTTTGCACGTCGTAACGACATTACGTCAGCGATCAGTCCGCAAGACATCAGTATTCTCGCTCGTAAGCTTTATGCGGCGTTTGAGGTATTGCCGGGTAAAGTGACGCTACTTAATCCACAGATTTCACCAGACTTACATGAGTCTGATCTGACGTTTATTGAGGTTCGCCCTGGGCGTACTAATAAGTCGGGTTGGTATCTCTACAAACAGCCAATAACACCGCACCGTATTCTTGGTCAAGCACCGCTTGAGCACAATGAATATCTCAGTAAGTTGGTTGCTTGGTCATTCTTCAATGGCCTGATTACTGAGTCAACACGCTTGCACTCTGTGATTCGTGATGCGCACTTAGACATTGATAAGTTTTATCAGATGGTGAGTGACTTACGTAATACCTTCTCGCTGCGTAAACGTCGCCCAACGATGCAAGCATTGGCGAGCCCATGTGAAATTAGCCAGTTGGCGATGTTTATCAACTTTGAAAGTGACCCAACATCAGAGCTTAGTGGCAAGTCGCTCAAACTTGATCCAAAGAGCACTGATATTTTCAGCTTTGGCCCAGAGCAGAAATGCTTAGTCGGCAGTGTTGATCTGGTTTATCGCAACTCCTGGCACGAAGTGCGTACCTTGCACTTTAAAGGCGAGACAGCGATGCTCGATGCGTTGAAAACCATACTGGGTAAGATGCACCAAGATGCGATCCCACCAGAGTCGGTGGATGTATTCTGCTACAGTAAAAACCTGCGTGGCGTGATGCGTAATATGGTGTATCAGCTACTGGCAGAATGTATTGACCTGCGTTTGAAGCCTGTTGAACAAGAAAAACGTCGCCGCTTTAAGGCGTTACGCATTGGTCAGCAAACTTACGGTTTGTTCTTTGAGCGTCGTGGTGTATCGGTACAGATGCTTGAAAACTCGGTCGATTTCTACCGTAGTATCTCGACCAATAAACTGAAAGGTTCACCACTGCTCATGCTCGATAAAGAGCAGGATTACCAATTGCCAGAAGTGGTCGATGGTTTTGCTAGTGAAGGCTTGATTCAGTTTTTCTTTGAAGATGGCGAGCAAGGCTTCAATATTTATGTGCTTGATGAGTCAAATCGCGTAGAAGTTTATCACCAGTTCAAGGGTGAAAAAGATGAGATGATTGCGAGCGTGAACAGTTTCTATACTTCGGTGCAGGATGAGAATCCATTATCGTCGAAGATCATCAACTTCAACCTTCCGCAGTACTATCAAATTGTTCGCCCTGAAGACGATGAACCTTATATTGTTCCTTATCGCAATGATGGCGCCAGTTACTCTAGGCCGAGTAAAATCGTCAACGCCTAA